From a single Desulfobacterales bacterium genomic region:
- the csm2 gene encoding type III-A CRISPR-associated protein Csm2 — MNGQRYQRNQGGYGQSNRSNQQQEVTFKPINFWKDRVKELIEPSLFSEQAEEFAKEIANDNSNNKKFNKRTQLRKFYDEVVYLEVKSRNTNFDTILPFINMLVAKAAYADGRELISKNFFEFIKISIKEIKTKSDLKVFTNFFEAFMGFYRSYGPSN; from the coding sequence ATGAACGGTCAGCGTTATCAACGTAATCAAGGCGGCTATGGTCAATCTAATAGGTCAAATCAGCAACAAGAAGTTACTTTTAAACCTATAAATTTTTGGAAAGATAGGGTTAAAGAGTTAATTGAACCGTCTTTATTCAGTGAACAGGCCGAAGAATTTGCGAAAGAAATAGCCAATGATAATAGTAACAACAAAAAATTTAACAAAAGAACTCAATTACGAAAATTTTACGATGAAGTAGTTTATTTAGAAGTAAAATCAAGGAATACCAATTTTGATACTATTTTACCTTTTATAAATATGCTCGTTGCTAAAGCCGCTTATGCTGACGGAAGAGAGCTTATTTCAAAAAATTTTTTTGAGTTTATAAAAATTTCAATAAAGGAAATTAAAACTAAAAGTGATTTAAAAGTTTTTACGAATTTTTTTGAAGCATTTATGGGATTTTATCGTTCTTATGGACCATCAAATTAA
- a CDS encoding Uma2 family endonuclease, translating to MLNSIKTNATYEDLYTIPKNMIGEIINGELYALPRPSFRHSNATFGLADIRIKYGQKNSGWWILVEPEIKLGENLFVPDLAGWEKKRLPNPPDTNWTTVPPDWICEVLSPSTSESDRKIKMPIYARFRVPYLWLIHPIEKTLEIFKLNDAQWILLVTYSDNDKVIAEPFNEVEIDLANLWWD from the coding sequence ATGTTAAATTCAATTAAGACAAATGCTACTTATGAGGATTTGTATACCATCCCTAAAAACATGATAGGGGAAATTATAAACGGTGAACTTTATGCCCTTCCAAGACCATCGTTTAGACATAGTAATGCCACTTTCGGATTAGCTGATATTAGAATAAAATATGGACAAAAGAATTCTGGATGGTGGATTTTAGTTGAACCTGAAATCAAATTAGGCGAAAATTTATTTGTTCCAGATTTAGCGGGCTGGGAAAAAAAAAGGCTGCCAAATCCACCCGATACAAATTGGACGACTGTCCCACCTGATTGGATTTGTGAAGTTTTATCGCCAAGCACGTCTGAAAGTGATAGGAAAATAAAAATGCCTATTTATGCCCGATTTAGGGTGCCTTATTTGTGGTTAATTCATCCAATAGAAAAAACATTGGAAATCTTCAAACTAAACGATGCACAATGGATTCTTTTAGTAACTTACAGTGATAATGATAAAGTGATAGCTGAACCGTTTAATGAGGTCGAAATTGATCTTGCTAATCTTTGGTGGGATTAA
- the csm5 gene encoding type III-A CRISPR-associated RAMP protein Csm5 yields MADIKYKKDVYKCVIKTLSPIHIGCDEVYEPTGFVIDENNKKMIAFEPFSFFEKLSAIEKKNFSDICLEGTPASIIKIYKFFKGKDRFAQGRKIDLSNGFINHYNDIMRISTSEIWQLKKQLNSFTIGRTSFLSYDQNPYIPGSSVKGSIRTACLNLMQQQEKLPKHNSRDHKKLEQELLDYTSFNFKDDPFSKIKVGDFSPVGEVKTKISYAINLKKGTPETLGKGPYQILEIIERGAAFEGMISVDGDKVCGDSLPTIINMFYKKEKDKEDRELKQINIPAVQKVSNSGIIRIGRHCGAESVTIEGQRSIKITRGPKNPPIYGESATTLWMSSDDKKRPVNPVPFGWAEISFTKKFSDNFG; encoded by the coding sequence ATGGCAGATATAAAGTATAAAAAGGATGTATATAAATGCGTCATAAAAACTCTTTCTCCTATACACATCGGATGCGATGAAGTATATGAGCCTACAGGTTTTGTTATTGACGAAAATAACAAGAAAATGATTGCTTTTGAACCTTTTTCTTTCTTTGAAAAACTAAGTGCTATAGAAAAAAAGAATTTTTCGGATATATGCTTAGAAGGAACTCCAGCATCAATAATTAAGATTTATAAGTTTTTTAAAGGTAAAGATAGGTTTGCACAAGGCCGAAAAATAGACTTATCTAACGGTTTTATTAACCATTACAATGATATTATGAGAATTTCAACTTCAGAAATATGGCAGTTAAAAAAACAGTTAAATTCGTTTACTATAGGCAGGACTTCGTTCTTATCCTATGACCAAAATCCTTATATTCCGGGGTCATCTGTTAAAGGATCAATAAGGACAGCTTGTTTAAATTTAATGCAGCAGCAAGAAAAATTACCTAAACACAACAGCAGAGATCATAAAAAATTAGAACAAGAATTATTGGATTATACGTCTTTTAATTTTAAAGATGACCCTTTCAGTAAAATTAAAGTTGGAGATTTTTCCCCTGTCGGAGAAGTAAAAACGAAAATTAGCTACGCAATAAATTTAAAAAAAGGCACTCCAGAAACTTTAGGAAAGGGACCTTATCAAATTCTTGAAATAATTGAAAGAGGGGCTGCATTTGAGGGGATGATTTCTGTAGATGGGGATAAAGTATGTGGTGATAGCTTACCGACTATAATTAATATGTTTTATAAAAAAGAAAAAGACAAGGAAGACAGAGAATTAAAACAAATCAATATTCCAGCAGTTCAAAAAGTTAGTAACTCTGGCATAATAAGAATTGGACGGCATTGTGGAGCAGAATCTGTAACAATCGAAGGACAGCGCAGTATAAAAATTACAAGGGGTCCAAAAAATCCTCCGATATACGGTGAAAGTGCTACAACGTTGTGGATGTCTTCTGATGATAAAAAACGCCCTGTAAATCCTGTTCCTTTTGGATGGGCTGAGATAAGTTTTACAAAAAAATTTAGTGATAATTTTGGATAA
- the csm3 gene encoding type III-A CRISPR-associated RAMP protein Csm3 has product MKLVEFKEIKGIITIKSGLHIGGGDSEMKIGGTDNPVIKHPHTFEPYIPGSSLKGKVRSLLEMRSGLMVHTDGSPVSLKTLKKASNEQQKIECSKILKLFGVSGSDSDEDEIKKIGPCRISFADCHLNDLWKKSALDANWAFTEMKTENSINRIAGTAENPRITERVPSGAKFDFYVTLKKLDTESDDFKNEEKDLENLLLKGLKLLEMDALGGSGSRGYGKIKFEFSDAEIKKKFENIELFNK; this is encoded by the coding sequence ATGAAATTAGTTGAATTTAAAGAAATTAAAGGCATTATTACGATAAAAAGTGGTCTTCATATTGGCGGGGGTGATTCTGAAATGAAAATCGGAGGAACTGATAATCCTGTAATAAAACATCCCCATACTTTTGAACCATATATTCCGGGTTCGTCATTAAAAGGAAAAGTTCGTTCTTTATTGGAAATGAGAAGTGGATTGATGGTTCATACAGACGGAAGTCCTGTTTCATTAAAAACATTAAAAAAAGCATCTAATGAGCAACAAAAAATTGAGTGCAGCAAAATATTAAAATTATTTGGAGTTAGTGGCTCTGATTCTGACGAAGACGAAATAAAAAAAATAGGACCATGCAGAATATCTTTTGCTGATTGTCATTTAAATGATCTATGGAAAAAATCAGCTTTAGATGCAAACTGGGCATTTACAGAAATGAAAACAGAAAACAGTATAAACAGAATTGCTGGAACAGCTGAAAATCCTCGTATTACTGAAAGAGTTCCTTCTGGAGCTAAATTTGATTTTTACGTTACATTAAAAAAATTAGACACTGAAAGCGATGATTTCAAAAATGAAGAAAAAGATTTAGAAAATTTACTTCTTAAAGGCTTAAAACTTCTTGAAATGGACGCCCTTGGAGGCAGCGGCAGTCGCGGCTACGGGAAAATTAAATTTGAATTTTCAGACGCTGAGATTAAAAAGAAGTTTGAAAATATAGAACTTTTTAATAAATAA
- a CDS encoding TIGR02710 family CRISPR-associated protein — MQGMIISIGGTTEPIIKSIIEHKAEYVVFFASQQSVDKIYEVKKAVSEQGHSIKDYKILCDDVNDIIHCYTKALECTKHLSKLKDINDVVVDYTGGTKNMTAALALATIGHGYNFSYIGGSERTKDGLGIVVTGTEIVKKGISPWQIFAIEEKKRISLFVNSFQYEAAITTIRETMNNLSEFDKQVWSALADTLEGYFLWDNFKHKDALQSMSKGLKVLRVIDKNKDESLNEYIKKTDKNFDVLSDLSKKTSGFNKLHQDLVKDLISNANRRYLQNKYDDAVARLYRSIEMVGQIFFEELTKCKTGDVKAEKLPENLREEYLQKYFDGETIKLPLYATFRVLKEMNHEAGINFFNNEDEINKILSARNNSILAHGLTPVKKGTYETFFEIIKNLITKDELIEFPKLEW; from the coding sequence ATGCAAGGAATGATAATATCTATAGGCGGAACTACTGAGCCCATAATAAAATCAATCATAGAGCATAAAGCTGAGTATGTAGTTTTTTTTGCATCTCAGCAAAGTGTTGATAAAATTTATGAAGTAAAAAAAGCCGTAAGCGAACAAGGCCATTCAATAAAGGATTATAAAATTTTATGCGATGATGTGAATGATATTATCCATTGCTATACAAAAGCATTGGAATGCACAAAGCATCTTTCTAAACTTAAAGATATTAATGATGTTGTTGTAGATTATACAGGCGGCACAAAAAATATGACTGCCGCTTTAGCCCTTGCAACCATTGGCCATGGCTACAACTTTTCATATATTGGAGGTTCAGAACGAACAAAAGACGGGCTTGGAATTGTTGTTACAGGAACTGAAATTGTCAAAAAAGGCATAAGTCCTTGGCAAATTTTTGCTATTGAAGAAAAAAAGAGAATATCCCTGTTTGTGAACTCGTTTCAATATGAAGCAGCAATTACTACAATCAGAGAAACTATGAACAATCTTTCCGAATTTGATAAACAAGTATGGTCGGCATTGGCGGATACTCTTGAAGGCTATTTTTTATGGGATAACTTCAAACACAAAGATGCTTTGCAATCTATGTCAAAAGGACTTAAAGTTTTAAGGGTGATAGATAAAAATAAAGATGAATCGTTAAACGAATACATAAAAAAAACTGACAAAAATTTTGATGTGTTATCTGATTTAAGCAAAAAAACGAGTGGATTTAATAAACTTCACCAAGATTTAGTTAAAGATCTTATTTCAAATGCAAACAGACGATATCTACAAAATAAATATGACGATGCTGTTGCAAGACTTTATAGGTCAATTGAAATGGTCGGGCAAATATTTTTTGAAGAATTAACAAAATGCAAAACAGGAGACGTAAAAGCAGAAAAACTACCAGAAAACTTGCGTGAAGAATATCTACAAAAATATTTTGACGGTGAAACTATTAAACTCCCTTTATATGCTACTTTTCGGGTATTAAAAGAAATGAATCATGAAGCTGGAATTAATTTTTTTAACAATGAAGATGAAATCAATAAAATTCTTTCAGCAAGGAATAATTCGATTTTAGCTCACGGATTAACTCCAGTAAAAAAAGGAACTTATGAAACTTTTTTTGAAATAATCAAAAATTTAATTACAAAAGATGAACTAATTGAATTCCCAAAGTTAGAATGGTAA
- the cas10 gene encoding type III-A CRISPR-associated protein Cas10/Csm1 — MDETNLKIAMAGFFHDIGKFADKDVMNVSEQYIDNNCFYLPSYNGHYSHRHAVYTAAFIEMNKNFLPEKLNSRDWGEQDSFINLAAFHHKPETPMQWIITIADRISSGMDRESLDKDESVNIQGYKKTRLLPLFEQLKKDGIDNIDKFQYRYQLKEISPDSIFPYLEKDIIPLTKKEAQDEYKELYNQFLEKLKFIKHKNIDIELWFEHFESLIMLFTSSIPAARIGDAIPDVSLYDHLKTTSAIASAIYLYHSKKGNLNDIKSIQNNSDEKFLIVSGNFLGIQNFIFKGFGEERKYRSKILRGRSFAVSLMSELAADLICSEIGLACTSVVLNAAGQFTIIAPNSDNVIEKIKQTEQTINDWLIQHSYGETVITVSHITASCNDFINGNFYKLWEKRGIANNEKKFSRFNIEKHGGAVKNYLDSFNNTLHRPLCPICGKRPSSVEVEKNKYIDEAQSSCKLCRDHIFIGANLVKKNYIAILNKNADIENKNDKLFEPFFGKYQLTFMNPKEYKEYASHGEVIKYWRIGLQYQHDYDYFAVKLINGYIPFYEEEDKFDKRLIAESDSQIERDTPKTLQHIACTARNFIDREKLCGISALGVLKADVDNLGSLMLFGIKDKRLTISRLATLSRQFNNYFAVYLPDFLMTTEKFKNIYTVFAGGDDLFLIGPWNRIIDVVPELKKSFNKYVCYNENIHFSAGISVHKPNTPIDFMADMAEKALDESKDKGKNRVTIFSDTIEFKDLEEIIKIQEQFKQWLDYGVVTSAMFYRLNKLNEMAAYEKKLLNQKKHIHIKDMECTKWRALFAYTSARNTAKNIKDKTERNKIIAMVKAYILGILEEGKLKIPLWYTLYNKR; from the coding sequence ATGGATGAAACAAATTTAAAAATCGCGATGGCCGGTTTTTTTCATGACATCGGTAAATTCGCTGATAAAGACGTTATGAATGTTTCAGAGCAATACATTGATAACAACTGCTTTTATCTTCCATCCTATAACGGACACTATAGTCATAGACACGCTGTTTATACTGCTGCATTTATAGAGATGAACAAAAATTTTCTTCCAGAAAAGCTAAACAGCAGAGATTGGGGAGAACAAGACTCTTTTATAAATTTAGCGGCTTTTCACCATAAGCCAGAGACTCCTATGCAGTGGATAATAACCATAGCAGATAGAATAAGCAGCGGTATGGACAGGGAAAGTTTAGACAAGGATGAGTCAGTAAATATACAAGGATATAAAAAAACAAGGCTGCTACCTCTTTTTGAACAGCTCAAAAAAGATGGAATTGATAATATTGATAAATTTCAATATCGTTATCAATTAAAAGAAATATCTCCAGATTCAATTTTCCCGTATTTGGAAAAAGATATTATTCCATTAACAAAAAAAGAAGCTCAAGATGAGTACAAAGAGCTTTATAACCAATTTTTAGAAAAGCTAAAATTTATTAAACATAAAAATATAGATATCGAACTATGGTTTGAACATTTTGAAAGCCTGATAATGCTATTTACATCATCTATTCCAGCAGCAAGAATTGGAGATGCTATCCCTGATGTATCCCTTTATGACCACTTGAAAACTACTTCAGCTATTGCATCAGCTATATATCTTTATCATAGTAAAAAAGGAAATTTAAACGACATCAAGTCTATTCAAAATAATAGTGATGAAAAATTTTTAATTGTAAGCGGCAATTTTCTTGGCATACAAAATTTTATTTTTAAAGGCTTTGGGGAAGAACGAAAATATCGTTCAAAAATTCTTAGGGGCAGATCATTTGCAGTTTCGCTTATGTCTGAGCTTGCAGCTGACCTTATATGCAGTGAAATTGGGCTTGCCTGCACATCCGTTGTTTTAAATGCTGCCGGACAATTTACTATAATAGCTCCAAATTCAGATAATGTTATTGAAAAAATAAAACAAACAGAACAAACAATAAATGACTGGTTAATACAGCATTCTTACGGTGAAACAGTTATTACAGTATCGCATATTACAGCCTCATGTAACGATTTTATTAATGGCAATTTCTATAAACTTTGGGAAAAACGAGGAATTGCTAATAACGAAAAGAAATTTTCAAGGTTTAATATCGAAAAACACGGAGGAGCAGTAAAAAACTATCTTGATAGTTTTAATAATACGCTTCACCGTCCTTTATGCCCAATTTGTGGCAAACGGCCATCATCTGTAGAAGTTGAAAAAAATAAATATATCGATGAAGCTCAGTCGTCTTGCAAGCTTTGCAGAGATCATATTTTTATCGGAGCAAATCTTGTTAAAAAAAATTATATCGCCATTTTAAATAAAAACGCAGATATTGAAAATAAAAACGACAAATTATTTGAACCTTTTTTTGGCAAATATCAATTAACATTCATGAATCCAAAAGAATATAAAGAATATGCATCCCATGGTGAAGTCATAAAATACTGGAGAATAGGACTTCAATATCAGCATGATTACGACTATTTCGCTGTTAAATTAATTAATGGTTATATTCCCTTTTATGAAGAAGAGGACAAGTTTGATAAACGATTAATCGCAGAAAGTGATTCTCAGATTGAAAGAGACACGCCCAAGACACTTCAGCATATAGCATGTACAGCTCGAAATTTTATTGATCGGGAAAAACTTTGCGGGATTTCCGCTCTTGGAGTTTTAAAAGCGGATGTAGATAATCTTGGTTCCCTTATGTTGTTTGGCATAAAAGATAAAAGGCTTACTATTTCAAGGCTTGCAACTTTAAGCCGCCAGTTTAATAATTATTTTGCGGTATATTTACCTGATTTTCTTATGACTACTGAAAAATTTAAAAATATCTATACGGTTTTTGCAGGAGGCGATGATTTATTTTTAATAGGACCCTGGAATCGAATAATTGATGTTGTTCCAGAATTAAAAAAGAGCTTTAACAAATATGTTTGCTATAATGAAAATATTCATTTTTCAGCAGGAATAAGCGTTCATAAACCCAATACTCCCATTGATTTTATGGCTGATATGGCTGAAAAAGCTCTTGATGAATCCAAAGATAAAGGCAAAAATCGGGTAACAATATTTTCGGATACTATAGAATTTAAAGATTTAGAGGAAATTATAAAAATTCAAGAGCAGTTTAAACAATGGCTTGATTACGGAGTTGTTACCTCAGCTATGTTTTATAGATTAAACAAATTAAACGAAATGGCCGCCTATGAAAAAAAGCTCCTTAATCAAAAAAAACATATTCATATTAAAGATATGGAATGCACAAAATGGAGAGCTCTATTTGCCTATACAAGTGCAAGAAATACGGCAAAAAATATTAAAGATAAAACCGAAAGAAATAAAATAATCGCTATGGTAAAAGCATATATACTTGGAATACTTGAAGAAGGAAAATTAAAAATACCACTTTGGTACACTTTATATAATAAAAGATAA